A portion of the Hyphomicrobiaceae bacterium genome contains these proteins:
- a CDS encoding DUF4279 domain-containing protein, which yields MRMRNRTTVRSSFAISGFDCDPSEITHALGIVPTRTSTEAPDRSGFKYWEFDQKEIDSVFVEEHVAKIIERLANSSHTIMESPIFKTKNVELNIFVIAKVSENDIGVRMCLSPEISKYLSDHCINLVIDG from the coding sequence ATGAGAATGCGTAACAGAACCACCGTGCGTTCATCGTTCGCAATTAGCGGCTTCGATTGCGATCCATCGGAGATTACGCATGCGCTTGGTATCGTGCCAACTCGTACGTCAACCGAGGCACCTGATAGGAGCGGATTTAAGTATTGGGAATTTGACCAAAAAGAGATTGACTCAGTTTTTGTTGAAGAGCATGTCGCCAAGATCATTGAAAGACTTGCGAATAGCTCGCATACAATTATGGAGAGTCCAATCTTTAAGACTAAAAATGTGGAGTTAAACATTTTTGTAATCGCCAAAGTGTCGGAGAACGATATCGGTGTCAGAATGTGTCTCAGTCCCGAAATTAGCAAATACCTTTCGGATCACTGTATCAACCTCGTGATTGACGGCTGA